Proteins encoded together in one Salmo trutta chromosome 3, fSalTru1.1, whole genome shotgun sequence window:
- the LOC115166049 gene encoding uncharacterized protein LOC115166049 isoform X2: protein MRDSSFPQQENLSNDLQRFHAKCNLPNITSQVARQVFETNTKASFNDPDKSLVADYLAHTTATADKHYRLKTTVNACMGMKLISKVAMSSESDETAGPSCASTRRKGALSSSKKLDEAQTLKLFYHHFPVTIEGQSINKKDRRLIAGTHERYCYDTWRSQQEKMRRNYVIAHFPRREPTASQVERCIKRQNWEKNKVKVEHVLSYWQPSSNTGTTKDKAIMKLVKSQKWKGLHIASDPDKGRRVMTTRPFAKGEVVCDYHGLPLSGKQGKELLAATEKDEMGSLYFYKESSGKTCCIYAKTVPCPLPPRDGHNWT from the exons ATGAGAGATTCTTCATTTCCACAACAGGAAAACCTGTCCAATGACCTACAAAGGTTTCATGCCAA ATGCAACCTGCCCAACATCACGAGCCAGGTAGCAAGACAAGTTTTTGAGACAAATACCAAAGCCAGCTTCAATGACCCAGACAAGTCCCTAGTTGCTGACTACTTGGCCCATACAACTGCTACAGCTGACAAGCATTACCGCTTGAAGACAACAGTCAATGCCTGCATGGGAATGAAGCTGATCTCCAAAGTTGCCATGTCCAGTGAATCAGA TGAGACCGCAGGCCCCTCTTGTGCAAGCACAAGGAGAAAAGGAGCATTGTCCAGCAGCAAAAAGTTGGATGAGGCACAGACCTTGAAACTCTTCTATCACCACTTCCCTGTCACGATTGAAGGACAATCAATCAACAAGAAGGACAGAAGACTGATTGCAGGAACACATGAGAGATACTGCTATGACACGTGGAGAAGCCAGCAAGAGAAAATGAGACGGAATTATGTGATCG cCCACTTCCCCAGAAGAGAACCCACTGCCAGTCAAGTAGAGAGATGCATTAAACGGCAGAACTGGGAGAAGAACAAAGTGAAAGTGGAGCATGTCCTTTCTTACTGGCAACCTTCAAGTAACACTGGCACAACAAAAGACAAGGCTATTATGAAGCTGGTGAAGTCCCAGAAGTGGAAAGGACTGCACATTGCCAGTGACCCTGACAAAGGAAGAAGGGTCATGACGACACGTCCATTTGCTAAAGGTGAAGTTGTCTGTGACTACCACGGTCTCCCGCTCTCAGGGAAGCAGGGGAAAGAATTGTTGGCAGCAACAGAGAAAGATGAGATGGGGTCCCTATACTTCTACAAGGAATCATCAGGGAAAACGTGCTGCATATATGCAAAGACTGTGCCCTGCCCTTTGCCACCCAGAGATGGTCACAATTGGACGTAG
- the LOC115166049 gene encoding histamine N-methyltransferase-like isoform X3, giving the protein MSVWSLHQQAAAMDTVKPVGYEGHYVQGFQFYLKHSEEPKDGLVYVDKVLPGEFTRIGEGKSKMDVLGVVSGGGEMDAHILPLTADIVEPSIQLTDNFKALVEKTPSLQKIPFSWHTVTCGE; this is encoded by the exons ATGTCAGTTTGGTCTTTACATCAACAGGCTGCAGCCATGGACACTGTGAAGCCAGTGGGGTACGAGGGCCATTATGTTCAGGGGTTCCAGTTTTACTTGAAACACTCGGAGGAACCCAAGGATGGCCTTGTGTATGTCGACAAGGTTCTCCCTGGAGAGTTCACCAG AATTGGAGAGgggaaatccaaaatggatgttCTAGGTGTTGTAAGTGGTGGCG GGGAGATGGATGCCCACATCCTGCCTCTTACTGCAGACATAGTGGAACCCAGCATCCAACTCACTGACAATTTCAAAG CGTTAGTGGAAAAGACTCCCAGCCTTCAGAAGATCCCGTTCTCTTGGCACACTGTGACGTGTGGAGAATGA
- the LOC115166049 gene encoding uncharacterized protein LOC115166049 isoform X1 produces MRDSSFPQQENLSNDLQRFHAKCNLPNITSQVARQVFETNTKASFNDPDKSLVADYLAHTTATADKHYRLKTTVNACMGMKLISKVAMSSESDSETAGPSCASTRRKGALSSSKKLDEAQTLKLFYHHFPVTIEGQSINKKDRRLIAGTHERYCYDTWRSQQEKMRRNYVIAHFPRREPTASQVERCIKRQNWEKNKVKVEHVLSYWQPSSNTGTTKDKAIMKLVKSQKWKGLHIASDPDKGRRVMTTRPFAKGEVVCDYHGLPLSGKQGKELLAATEKDEMGSLYFYKESSGKTCCIYAKTVPCPLPPRDGHNWT; encoded by the exons ATGAGAGATTCTTCATTTCCACAACAGGAAAACCTGTCCAATGACCTACAAAGGTTTCATGCCAA ATGCAACCTGCCCAACATCACGAGCCAGGTAGCAAGACAAGTTTTTGAGACAAATACCAAAGCCAGCTTCAATGACCCAGACAAGTCCCTAGTTGCTGACTACTTGGCCCATACAACTGCTACAGCTGACAAGCATTACCGCTTGAAGACAACAGTCAATGCCTGCATGGGAATGAAGCTGATCTCCAAAGTTGCCATGTCCAGTGAATCAGA TAGTGAGACCGCAGGCCCCTCTTGTGCAAGCACAAGGAGAAAAGGAGCATTGTCCAGCAGCAAAAAGTTGGATGAGGCACAGACCTTGAAACTCTTCTATCACCACTTCCCTGTCACGATTGAAGGACAATCAATCAACAAGAAGGACAGAAGACTGATTGCAGGAACACATGAGAGATACTGCTATGACACGTGGAGAAGCCAGCAAGAGAAAATGAGACGGAATTATGTGATCG cCCACTTCCCCAGAAGAGAACCCACTGCCAGTCAAGTAGAGAGATGCATTAAACGGCAGAACTGGGAGAAGAACAAAGTGAAAGTGGAGCATGTCCTTTCTTACTGGCAACCTTCAAGTAACACTGGCACAACAAAAGACAAGGCTATTATGAAGCTGGTGAAGTCCCAGAAGTGGAAAGGACTGCACATTGCCAGTGACCCTGACAAAGGAAGAAGGGTCATGACGACACGTCCATTTGCTAAAGGTGAAGTTGTCTGTGACTACCACGGTCTCCCGCTCTCAGGGAAGCAGGGGAAAGAATTGTTGGCAGCAACAGAGAAAGATGAGATGGGGTCCCTATACTTCTACAAGGAATCATCAGGGAAAACGTGCTGCATATATGCAAAGACTGTGCCCTGCCCTTTGCCACCCAGAGATGGTCACAATTGGACGTAG